A single genomic interval of Mangifera indica cultivar Alphonso chromosome 5, CATAS_Mindica_2.1, whole genome shotgun sequence harbors:
- the LOC123215327 gene encoding heavy metal-associated isoprenylated plant protein 7-like — MGEEEKKPPAEEKKPEEEKKEKKEEEKAPAEAKKEEKQSPAEESKEGKEEQAPPPPQEIVLKVYMHCQGCARKVRRCLKGFDGVEDVMTDCKSQKVVVKGEKADPLKVLERVQRKTHRKVELLSPIPKPPAEEEKKPEEKEKPKPEEKKEEPQLITVVLKVHMHCEACAQEIKKRILRMKGVEAAEPDLKASEVSVKGVFDPQKLVEYVHKRTGKHAVIVKQEPVKKEEKAPEVKEEKKEEAGRGGGGAAGGGGGDEKEKKSGEEEKKEGGGDEGKAGEATEETKVVELKKNEYNYYPSRYATELYAYPPQIFSDENPNACSVM, encoded by the exons ATGGGGGAG GAAGAGAAGAAACCGCCGGCAGAGGAGAAGAAAcctgaagaagaaaaaaaggagaagaaagaagaagagaaagctCCAGCTGaagcaaagaaagaagagaagcaATCCCCAGCTGAAGAATCAAAGGAGGGTAAAGAAGAACAAGCTCCTCCTCCACCACAAGAAATCGTCTTGAAAGTTTACATGCATTGTCAGGGTTGTGCTCGAAAAGTTCGTCGCTGTCTTAAAGGCTTTGACg GAGTTGAAGATGTAATGACCGATTGCAAAAGCCAAAAGGTGGTTGTCAAAGGAGAAAAGGCTGATCCACTCAAGGTTTTGGAGAGAGTTCAAAGGAAGACTCACAGGAAGGTGGAGCTTCTGTCTCCCATCCCCAAACCACCGGCAGAGGAAGAGAAGAAGcctgaagagaaagagaagccTAAGCccgaagagaagaaagaagag CCACAACTGATCACGGTGGTGTTAAAAGTTCACATGCATTGCGAGGCTTGTGCTCAGGAGATCAAAAAACGCATACTGAGAATGAAAG GGGTGGAAGCAGCGGAGCCAGATCTAAAGGCCTCAGAGGTTTCCGTGAAGGGTGTTTTTGATCCTCAAAAGCTGGTTGAATACGTGCACAAGAGGACTGGGAAACATGCAGTGATTGTGAAACAAGAGCCGgtgaagaaggaagagaaagcCCCGGAAgtcaaagaagagaagaaagaagaagcagGTAGGGGTGGCGGTGGTGCtgctggtggtggtggtggtgatgagaaagaaaagaaaagcggtgaagaagagaaaaaagaaggtGGTGGCGATGAAGGTAAAGCAGGAGAAGCAACAGAAGAGACAAAAGTAGTGGAGCTcaagaaaaatgaatataactATTACCCATCAAGGTATGCCACGGAATTGTATGCATACCCTCCTCAGATCTTCAGTGATGAGAACCCTAATGCTTGCTCTGTAATGTAA